Proteins from one Triplophysa dalaica isolate WHDGS20190420 chromosome 6, ASM1584641v1, whole genome shotgun sequence genomic window:
- the txnrd3 gene encoding thioredoxin reductase 3 — MPPVDNDPGREQIRARIKELIDSSPVLVFSKSFCPFCVKVKELFKELNVKCKALELDLMENGTYYQDLLHEMTGQKTVPNVFINKKHIGGCDNTLKAHKDGVLQQLLGEGSEVYDYDLIVIGGGSGGLASSKEAAILGKKVMVLDYVVPTPKGTTWGLGGTCVNVGCIPKKLMHQTALLGTAMQDARKFGWEFSEEVTHNWDTMKTAVNNYIGSLNWGYRVSLRDKNVNYVNSYAEFVEPHKIKATNKRGKEMFYTASKFILATGERPRYLGIPGDKEYCITSDDLFSLPYCPGKTLVIGASYVALECGGFLAGLGLDVTVMVRSILLRGFDQDMANRAGDHMETHGVKFIREFVPVKIEELEAGTPGRLKVTSKSTKSDEIIEGEYNTVLIAVGRDACTGKIGLDKAGVQVNPKNGKIPVNDEEQTNVPHIYAIGDILEGKWELTPVAIQAGKLLARRLFAGSSLKCDYVNVPTTVFTPMEYGSCGYAEEKAVEIYGQENLEVYHSLFWPLEFTVAGRDNNRCYAKILCNKLDNERVIGFHYLGPNAGEVTQGFGAAMKCGITKDQLENTIGIHPTCAEIFTTMEVTKNSGGDITQSGC; from the exons ATGCCTCCCGTTGATAATGACCCGGGTCGCGAGCAGATCCGAGCCCGGATTAAAGAACTGATCGACTCCAGTCCGGTGCTGGTGTTCAGCAAGAGTTTCTGCCCGTTTTGTGTTAAG GTGAAGGAACTCTTTAAAGAGCTGAATGTGAAATGTAAGGCCCTAGAGCTCGACCTGATGG AGAATGGAACTTACTACCAGGACCTGCTGCATGAGATGACGGGGCAGAAAACGGTCCCCAACGTTTTCATCAATAAGAAACACATCGGGGGCTGCGATAACACACTGAAG GCACACAAAGATGGCGTCCTTCAGCAGCTGTTGGGTGAAGGGAGTGAGGTGTACGACTATGACCTCATCGTGATCGGAGGAGGTTCTGGTGGTCTGGCATCCTCAAAG GAAGCAGCTATTTTAGGGAAGAAGGTCATGGTTTTGGATTATGTCGTTCCTACACCAAAGGGCACAACCTGGG GTCTGGGAGGCACGTGTGTAAACGTAGGGTGTATCCCTAAAAAACTCATGCATCAAACGGCCCTGCTGGGTACAGCCATGCAGGATGCCCGCAAGTTCGGCTGGGAGTTTAGCGAGGAAG TGACCCACAACTGGGATACAATGAAAACCGCAGTCAATAACTACATCGGTTCATTGAACTGGGGCTACAGGGTTTCCCTCAGAGACAAGAATGTCAATTATGTCAACTCGTACGCTGAGTTTGTAGAGCCACACAAGATCAAG GCGACAAACAAGCGCGGTAAGGAGATGTTCTACACCGCCTCTAAGTTTATCCTGGCGACGGGAGAAAGACCTCGTTACCTTGGCATCCCCGGAGATAAAGAGTACTGCATCACCAG TGATGACCTGTTTTCATTGCCCTACTGTCCTGGGAAGACTTTAGTGATCGGAGCGTCTTATGTCGCTCTGGAGTGTGGAGGCTTTCTGGCAGGTTTGGGGCTGGACGTGACTGTCATGGTTCGTTCCATTCTGCTCAGAGGCTTCGACCAGGACATGGCCAACCGCGCTGGTGACCACATGGAGACGCACGGGGTCAAATTCATCAGGGAATTTGTTCCTGTCAAG ATAGAGGAGCTTGAAGCTGGAACGCCGGGCCGACTGAAGGTGACATCCAAATCTACAAAGAGTGATGAAATCATTGAGGGGGAATACAACACT GTGTTGATCGCAGTCGGTCGTGATGCCTGCACGGGAAAGATTGGACTAGACAAAGCTGGAGTTCAAGTCAACCCAAA GAACGGGAAGATTccagtaaatgatgaagaacAGACGAACGTTCCTCACATCTACGCCATCGGTGACATCCTAGAGGGGAAGTGGGAGCTGACGCCTGTGGCCATTCAGGCAGGAAAACTCCTAGCTCGGCGGCTCTTCGCTGGCTCTTCTTTGAAG TGTGACTATGTGAACGTCCCCACCACCGTCTTCACTCCTATGGAGTACGGCAGCTGCGGTTATGCTGAGGAGAAAGCCGTGGAGATCTATGGGCAGGAGAACCTTGAG GTCTATCACAGTTTGTTCTGGCCGCTGGAGTTCACCGTTGCTGGCCGGGACAACAACAGGTGCTATGCCAAGATCCTTTGCAATAAACTCGACAAC GAGCGTGTGATTGGCTTTCATTATCTGGGTCCTAATGCTGGAGAGGTCACGCAGGGATTCGGAGCTGCCATGAAATGTGGGATTACCAAAGATCAACTGGAAAACACCATCGGCATACACCCCACCTGTGCTGAG ATCTTCACCACCATGGAGGTGACCAAAAACTCAGGTGGTGACATCACTCAGTCGGGCTGCTGA
- the ntan1 gene encoding protein N-terminal asparagine amidohydrolase has product MPLFTQNKRIERLNSTAELFSKYPHLMEHAKQFASKSPEPVDPKELLYIQQREFAATTPADNSVSILGSDDATTCHLVVLRHTGSGATCLAHCDGSSTRTEIPLIVNAVTSRSYPAKDGRLELHLVGGFLDDGKISHSLSLSILTAFQKQKEDIHLETCCITDVNDAVKDGIHRPLVYGIGVNVKSAQVFPATLACRGPGEELRSARTFTGGQMVEAYDSSRELVKIGPCRWTPNNDMSFWLSQDDETILEYLSTSPNAEPPHFIQHIKSTIRFLLDHPTADTLFPGGQPQFYRRSEDGGWKRISPE; this is encoded by the exons ATGCCGCTGTTCACACAGAACAAGCGAATAGAGCGCCTGAACTCCACCGCAGAACTCTTCAGCAAATATCCACATTTGATG GAACATGCAAAGCAGTTTGCGTCCAAGAGTCCGGAACCAGTGGACCCAAAAGAGCTGCTTTACATCCAGCAGCGGGAGTTTGCTGCCACCACACCTGCAGACA ATTCTGTCTCCATCCTGGGCTCAGATGATGCCACAACATGCCACTTAGTCGTGCTGCGTCACACAG GTAGTGGAGCAACTTGTCTCGCACACTGTGATGGTTCCAGCACACGGACAGAAATTCCTCTTATAGTCAATGCTGTCACGTCCAGAAGCTACCCAGCTAAAGATGGCAG aTTAGAGCTCCATCTTGTTGGGGGTTTTCTGGACGATGGGAAGATTTCTCACTCCCTCAGTCTCAGTATACTCA CtgcctttcaaaaacagaaagaaGATATTCACCTTGAAACCTGCTGTATTACAG ATGTGAATGATGCTGTTAAGGACGGGATCCATCGCCCTCTGGTGTACGGAATAG GAGTAAATGTTAAAAGTGCTCAAGTGTTCCCAGCTACATTGGCCTGCCGAGGTCCAGGAGAGGAGCTCCGATCTGCTCGCACCTTCACTGGTGGACAG ATGGTTGAGGCGTATGATTCCAGCCGAGAGCTTGTAAAAATCGGACCGTGCAGATGGACACCAAACAATGACATGAGCTTCTGGCTGTCACAAGATGATGAAACTATACTGGAG TATCTGTCCACCTCGCCGAATGCAGAACCTCCTCACTTCATCCAGCACATCAAATCCACTATCCGTTTCCTTTTGGATCATCCCACCGCTGATACCCTGTTTCCAGGTGGACAGCCGCAGTTCTACCGTCGGTCTGAGGATGGGGGGTGGAAGAGAATTTCTCCGGAGTAG